GCCAACATGGTGAATGTGCATAGGAAGCTTACTCCATGACATGGGATaagtcaaaaattaattttcttaatgAAATATTTGGAGTGAATCATGTTAACAACAACATCGATATCACTAGCAACATCATTTAGAGATTAGAGACCCTCAAAACTAGTGTAATTGTCAAGAATCTTGTGCATTGTGATGGTGGAGTATTGTTGAACCTTGGATTTATGCTGTGGAATTTAAAAGAAGTCTTTCCATAAGAATTGTAGAATGAAAGTGCACCCACTCTTACTTAATCTTTCAAATGGTATCTATTATTTACAATTAGTATGGTGCTACTAAAAGAGAATAAGACAGAGGCGTCTATAACACTAAATTAGAGATCTCCATAACAACTTTTTATTATAGATGAAGATGTATTATTAATAAGAATTTGAATACGGaagataattaaagaaaaaatatgtttataaaaaaagtaaacgagaaaataatctaaaatataattgtctctatataaaaaatatctttctttttaaaaattctagaaattaatcatttttaataattttaatattaaaattttttttaatactccTTTAGAATAActttctctttatatatatacaagaggGACAATTGGTTTTATTGGTCAAAGTCAATGGATATAAGATACGATATTGAAGCGTATAAAGCAATTGGATTGAGTTGCACTTGAAGACATAAACATATCCTGTAACTTCTGAAGGTATCAGCATTTAACAATACATGCTACAAATAGACGGAGAGAAGCTAAGCTATCTGATCtttatactaattaattaatgaaaatgAGAAGATACACACATACATACAAGGCACACGTGAATATGACAAATATTTCTGCTCATCTGTCCcgaattcagaatggttggatCTGGGAATCATGTGCGTGTTTAAGACAAAATTCCGAATCGGTATGGAATAACTTTGCAATTTTCCCCCTTGTGCTTCATGTTATCCAGAAACCTGCGATTAATCAGTTTGGGTCGGAGAAATaggaaaattataaaaacataaTGAAAGGGTGTTGTAATGAGTTATAAGACCGTAAGAGAATTATTATTTAGTTGGTATGGTGGAAGAGTCTAAAATTTTTAGGTGTTTATCCAATATAGGATACCTAAAGCATATATAACATACCCATTAAGAATTGGCAGTCCGAAGGTAATTAATGACTAATGAGCGGCCCGTTTTTGTTAGTCAGTTCTCAATGAAAGCACTAAGGTAATGAGTTACAAGATTTTGGAATAACCTTCACCAAAAAAAAACTATCTCGTACTCTATAAGACTCTTTTAATTGTCAAGCTTTTAATAAGAGATTCTTTCAGATATTAGCTCACAAAACTCATAACATGTATCTATTTGGTAAGTACTATATATAATATGATGAAATGTTGCCATTTGTAGATATGATGAATTAGATGTTAaaattgcaatttttttttttggatgataACTTTGAAGATAAAGTAtgatttatcaattttattcGAGCAGTCAATTTTTTGATAGTTAACTAttagtcaaatttttttttctaattttatttttgattctTTTCATCTTCATCAAAATTCCTAACTTTAATCTCAAATTTCGCCCCACTCTTACTCTAACTTTCTAATTCTAAGACACACAAACAACAGTtataaactaaaagaaaagaataaaaccAAACAAAAGGGGAGAGAACAAAacgaaagaagaaaagaggagagatcggaaacaaaaaaaaagagagaggggtaaaaagaaagaaaaagagaaacagTCATCGACCAGATAAAAAGTTGCTGACCAGAGTCTTGAATTTTGTGACTGGCAATAATGTCATTTGACATAACATGCTATCAGTGAAAAAGCATAGTAGAAACTACGATAGGAGAcacagagaaaaaaaaaaaacaaaattaaaggtTCTCAAAAAAGTTGAGAAAGGAAGATTAAATCAAAAAATCACTTTTAATCCTTAATAAAATAGATGGTGTAGTATATTGAATTCAGAagattattttagattttatctCGTTCTGCAGTAGTAGTAGAACAGAGAACAAATGGAAGTTGTAGAGAATAGAGATAAAAAAGAGTAATACCACGATATATTTTAGTTTGGCTACGAAGTACAATGTGATCCACATTCACTTTCCACCATCACAGTGGtattttcactataatcaagATAGATTATAATCACTAATTTCAAGAGTCTTATTCTTATAACACACCTAAATTATTCCAAACCTAATAATCTCTAAATACTAACCCAACTTAAAAAAAGAGAACTAAGTACACTCTAACCTAACAcacttttaaaatcaaatactcaattaaaaaaataaattaaattttatatttactgtCTCTTTGCCATTTGTATCTctcaatataaatttaaatttagacaaaaaaaaacaactcAAATACCAAATAATAAAGGCTGTGTATGTAATCAGATTATACTTGAATTGGTTGCCTTCTTCCTTAAATGAATTCTTCGTATATATAGGGCTTtgatttcttcttcaatatTGGAATCTTTTCCTATTTGATCAAGCTAGCCATTTCACTCTTTAGTGATACAGTCCTTGGCTTTTAATGAGAATTCTTTCCTTATTTACCTTGATTGTAATGTGCAATAGCTTTCCAATCAGACTTGATAGTtgatatcctcttcaatgataTTCTTCTTAATATTATTGATGTGCACAATCCCAACTTGCTACTAGTTTGGTAATCTTTGATTGATTCCTATAATACttatcataataaattaattataataaaaaattattaattatatttgttatcacaaaataGGTAATCAATTCTTGATAATGGTCATGATGGTAATAGTAGTAGTGgtgatgataataatgatgatatagataaaattaaaaaaataaagttgattAATAGTTAATCATTAAAAGATTAACATCAAGGAtgaataaaactaattttaaatgttaagaataaaattgaattaaattaaattaaatattagagataattttaaaaaattttaaagatattaaggacaaaaaatatattttatcctaattttaattcttcttgtACTATAAGAATATGCATAAGACGGTCAAGATAAGTTAAATTCATCGAGACAATCTATTTATACATTTAAATGGAGtagatttttacttttaaattcagaactatttaaatttttggctAAATAGGTTAAATTcgattatctaaaaaaaatagaagcttAAACAAAGTCTATAACAATAAACAGGCAACCCaataaaattactttaatttaaaaatatactattttttataataatttttgtgattCGATTGAATTTGAGATTCcgctaaaaattatttatttaaaatttttgaccagAAAGTGactttttgtcaaaaaaaatttatcttagaattgtatttttatctaattttttataaaataaaaaataaaaaacaaatgaatTAGTCAGTTTAACCCATCTAATTGGCTATAAATAGTCTGGGTTTAAAAATTGAAGGCCatgattaaacaaaaaataaataaaacatctTGTATAATCCGAAAATTTAAGAGAGCTGAATCTAAATAAGGTGCACTGGTTCATTTGACAACCctaaatatacttttttttgaattaaaggGAGCTCAACACATAGAGTGGAGCAATTAAAGGAGCTACAAGAAATAACAAAAGTGAATAAACCAACCCCTAGTCCTCTTCTGCATGGCTATCAACAACCAATTGGGTCAACACCACTCCATTTCTCAGAGTACCTAAACGACCTGTTTATGATGTCCTCCATGCTGGAAGTATGATCTCTGAAGAGCCTACCATTCCTTTCTAGCCAGGTTGTCCAAATAACCGCAAAGAACCCAATGAACCACTTCTTTCTGTCTACCTTCCTTACAGATAGCTCCGTCCAGCTTTCAAAGTGATCATTTAGTGTACCTGGAAGGCTCCATTGTCGTCCCAAGGCCAGCAGCCAAGCACACCACACCTTCCATGTGGTCTCACATTCCAGGAACAAATGAAAAGCAGTTTCCTCAGCCTTATCGCATAGCACACACCTATTATCCTGCTGAGCAATAACCCGGAATCTACATAGTCGATCCTTAGTATTCACCCTTCCAATCAAGACAAACCAAGTAAGCAGCTCAACCCTCGGAGGTACAAGTCCTTTCCAAACAGCACGAGTGAAGCTATAGCTAGTGATTTCCTCTGGTAGGACTTCCGCCTGCAAAACCTTCCCAAAGGAAGCCGTTGAGTAAACTCCTGTTTTATCAAATTTCCAAACCACGCCATTCTCTTTTTCAGTGGTGGGCTTGACCGATTGTAGCAGCTCATGAAGCTGGTGAACTAAATCCAACTCCCATTGGAACAACTCTCTCCTCCACTGGAAGCTCCAAATCCACTCTAGTccatcccaaaacccacaaTCCCTTATAACAGATCCTTGAAGGGTCGAGACCGAGAAGAGTCTAGGAAATATATCTTTCAACACCCCAGGCGGCAACCATCTATCCTCCCAGAACTGGATTGTTCTGCCATTACCGAGCTCCATAGACAACCCGCTAATCATCTTTTCTCTCAGCTGCGACTCACTAATTTGTAACTGGCATATATGCCTTGCCTTCCCCCATCTGAACTCCACAAGAACTGTCGTTGTAAAGAAATCAGCTTCTCAGCCACTGTCTTTGACATCTTGTATAAGCTGAGGTAGTAAATAGGCAAGCTATTCAGAACCGACTTAATTAGGACCAGCTTCCCCGCTTTGTTAAGAGTCTTTGCTTTCCACAAACTGAGCTTATCTTCAACCTTGTCAATCACCAGTTTCCATGTCTTCACCAGCCTCGGATTTGCTCCCAGGGAAATACCCAAATATCTGACTGGCAGTGATGCCTCCTTGCACCCCACAACCGACACATCCTACGGACCCACATCCGATCACAATTAACCGGAATAAGGTTggacttttcaaaattaatgttCAACCCAGACATCAGTTCAAAGCATCAGAGTAATCGCTGATAATTCCTTATGGTCTCATCCTCAGGAGGACAGAACAGAATGGTGTCATCCGCAAACTGTAGGTGAGATAACTCGATGTGATCCCTCCCAAGTAGTAGTGGAGATATACGATCATTCCTCACTGCCTTGCCAATCATTCTATGGAGCACATCCacaattaaaacaaacaaaaaagggGACAGCGGGTCTCCTTGTCGCAAGCCCCTTTCCATTTTGAAAGGCTTCGTAGGTGACCCATTAACAATAATCGACATAGATGCAGAGCAGACACACTCATTAATCCACCCTCGCCATTTCTGACCGAAGCCCATCATCTGCAGTACAATATCCAAAAAGCTCCACTTAACTCTATCATAAGCCTTTTGGAAATCCAACTTTATTATCGCAGCGCTCTTTTTTCGTGATTTCAGCCAGTGCACCATTTCACAAGCAATCAGTGCCCCATCAtgtatttttctctcctttACGAATGCACTATGCGTCTCTCCTACCAGTCCCGGCATCACTTTTCGCATCCTCCGAACCAATACTTTAGAAATTACCTTATAAAGACAGCCCACCATACTAATCGGCCGGAGATCCTTAATTTCTCTGGCTCCAGTAAACTTCGGTGCCAGCGTCACCCAAGTTACATTCGCATCGCTAGGAAGCTTAGATGACTGGAAAAAACCAACCACCGCATCAGTGAACTCCTTCCCTAATTCATCCCAACACTTCTTAATGAAGTTCATGTTGTACCCATCACTACCTGGTGCCTTTGTTGACTCACAATCCCAAACAGCCGCCTTTACTTCATTAGGCGTTGGCATCACCTCTAGCTCTGTTGCCTCTGGCTCATTGATTTGCCGAACAAGCCCTTCCCGGAATCCAATTACCGGAGAAGTTTCCTGGTGGTACAGCTCCTTGTAGAAGTCCCAAATAGCAACCTTAATTCTTGCTTGGTTCCTGACCATCCTCCCATTGACCCTTAAGGCATCAATCCGATTGGATCTTCGACGCGCAGAGGCTAAATTGTGAAAGTAACGGGTATTTTTGTCCATCTCTTTTGCATGACGAGACCTTGACATCTGCTTTCAATGCAACTCCTTTCTGATATACCATTTCCTACAGAAGCTCACTAGCGCCTTCCTCCTTACTTCAATAGTCCCATCAGCAACTCCAGTACTTACTATGTCATCTGCTTTTTTGATTTCATCCTCAAACTGCGTAATCCTTCGGTCTATGTCCCCAAATTTTTCTCTATGCCACCTAGTCAGCGGAACTGTCAGAGCCTTTAGCTTGTCCAGAATATTTTCCTCTCCCAAGCTCCTC
The genomic region above belongs to Arachis duranensis cultivar V14167 chromosome 3, aradu.V14167.gnm2.J7QH, whole genome shotgun sequence and contains:
- the LOC107479419 gene encoding uncharacterized protein LOC107479419 yields the protein MISGLSMELGNGRTIQFWEDRWLPPGVLKDIFPRLFSVSTLQGSVIRDCGFWDGLEWIWSFQWRRELFQWELDLVHQLHELLQSVKPTTEKENGVVWKFDKTGVYSTASFGKVLQAEVLPEEITSYSFTRAVWKGLVPPRVELLTWFVLIGRVNTKDRLCRFRVIAQQDNRCVLCDKAEETAFHLFLECETTWKVWCAWLLALGRQWSLPGTLNDHFESWTELSVRKVDRKKWFIGFFAVIWTTWLERNGRLFRDHTSSMEDIINRSFRYSEKWSGVDPIGC